Proteins from a single region of Clostridiales bacterium:
- a CDS encoding colicin immunity domain-containing protein, translating to MTSKEKLYYLLTEYQKGKYDTNTFCDQFTIIYDTEVEYDTLSKVENELFNELSIITARFSPYEEDLKIPSVYYSEQEVKSKVEEVIVKLLK from the coding sequence ATGACATCGAAAGAAAAGCTTTATTATTTATTAACTGAATATCAAAAAGGCAAATATGATACAAATACTTTTTGTGACCAATTTACCATTATTTATGATACTGAGGTAGAGTATGATACGTTAAGCAAAGTTGAAAATGAGCTGTTCAACGAACTGTCTATAATTACTGCAAGGTTTTCTCCCTACGAGGAGGATTTAAAAATACCAAGTGTTTATTATAGTGAGCAAGAAGTTAAATCTAAAGTAGAGGAAGTTATAGTTAAGTTATTGAAGTAA